The sequence TCTGCTGGCCCACCAATCGTGCGAAAACCCCGGACATCATCGGTCACAGTAGTGGCTTGCCCGGACATTTGGACTCGGGCTTTGTCGTCTCGCCGGATACGGTGTGCTGGTGAGCACCACGACCCTGGTCGGGCGGATCAACCGATTCGTCCGCTGGGTCGTGCGCACGCCCTGGCCGGTTTTCACGCTGAGCATGCTGCAGGCCGACATCATCGGCTCGCTGTTCGTGTTCGGTTTCCTACGGTTCGGTCTGCCCGAGGAAGACCGCATCAACCTGCAGGACCTGCCGCGCCTGAACCTGGCACTGTTCGCCGGCGTGCTGCTGTGCCTGTTCGCCTTCGGCTTTTCGGTCAGCACCGCATTGCTGATGCCGGTATTCCGCTGGCAACGCCGGGAGGCGCTGCTCGCCGATGTGGAGAACCCGGAGTCCGACCCCGCCGATACCGAGCTGGCCCGGTCCCGGGCGCTGCGGATGCCGTTCTACCGCTCGCTGATCAGCATCTGCTACTGGACGGTGGGCGGGGTGGTGTTCGTCATCATCAGCTGGCAGGTGGTGCACGACGTGGTGCCGGTGGTGGTCACCGCCACCGCCCTGGGTGCGGCCGCCACCGCGATCATCGGCTACCTGCAGTCCGAGCGGGTGCTGCGCCCGGTGGCCGTCGCGGCCCTGCGGGACGGCGCCCCGGAGAAGCTGCGGGCGCCCGGAGTGATCCTCCGCCAGCTGTTGACCTGGCTGCTGTCGACCGGGGTGCCGGTGCTGGCGATCGTGCTGTCGGTGTTGGCCGGCAAAGCGTCGTTGCTCAACGCCTCCCCGGACAAGCTGTTCACCCCGATCCTGCTGATGGCGCTGGCCGCGCTGGTGATCGGCCTGGCCGGCACCGTCCTGGTGTCGATGTCGATCGCCGACCCGCTGCGCCAGTTGCGCTGGGCGCTGGGCGAGGTGCAGCGGGGCAACTACAACGCGCACATGCAGATCTATGACGCCAGTGAGCTCGGCCTGCTGCAAGCCGGGTTCAACGACATGGTGCGTGACCTGGCCGAGCGGCAGCGGCTGCGCGACCTGTTCGGCCGCTACGTCGGCGAGGACGTGGCCCGGCGCGCCTTGGAGCGTGGCACCGAGCTGGGCGGCCAGGAGCGCGACGTGGCGGTGCTCTTCATCGACTTGGTGGGTTCCACCCAGCTGGCCGCGACCCGGCCCCCCAGCGAGGTCGTCAACCTGCTCAACGAGTTCTTCCGGGTCGTGGTCGAGGCCGTCGGACGCCACGGCGGTTTCGTCAACAAA is a genomic window of Mycolicibacter heraklionensis containing:
- a CDS encoding adenylate/guanylate cyclase domain-containing protein, encoding MVSTTTLVGRINRFVRWVVRTPWPVFTLSMLQADIIGSLFVFGFLRFGLPEEDRINLQDLPRLNLALFAGVLLCLFAFGFSVSTALLMPVFRWQRREALLADVENPESDPADTELARSRALRMPFYRSLISICYWTVGGVVFVIISWQVVHDVVPVVVTATALGAAATAIIGYLQSERVLRPVAVAALRDGAPEKLRAPGVILRQLLTWLLSTGVPVLAIVLSVLAGKASLLNASPDKLFTPILLMALAALVIGLAGTVLVSMSIADPLRQLRWALGEVQRGNYNAHMQIYDASELGLLQAGFNDMVRDLAERQRLRDLFGRYVGEDVARRALERGTELGGQERDVAVLFIDLVGSTQLAATRPPSEVVNLLNEFFRVVVEAVGRHGGFVNKFQGDAALAIFGAPIEHPDASSAALAAARELHDGLLPVLGSEEFGIGVSAGRAIAGHIGARARFEYTVIGDPVNEAARLTELAKLEDGHVLASAVAVSGAVDAEALCWEVGEIVELRGRTAPTQLARPLHLAALEAIPAENDANENENDVNAEPAAAAD